A portion of the Streptomyces platensis genome contains these proteins:
- a CDS encoding LysR family transcriptional regulator, with translation MDWTSAQLRSLVELTRRGTITAAAQALGYTPGGVSQQIAALERAAGMELLRRVGRRVELTDAGRTLSRHAERILSTEAEAVEALERTRHEISGVLQVGLFATAAAELLPPALQEVRRAHPALTVQSRDMDVDEVYDAVASGAVDLALGLDYPDVPIPREPALRVRRLYRERFALAVPAGSMAGREVIGLAETQELGWILPSADSYYGRAVRTACRRAGVEPRVRHEVTDTAATLALVEAGIGVSTVTDLMLGLRASRLDVVRLRERIERHIVVLFRSSVEHRPTVTALVDVLRAVSGERSEPSDQARPRVTADPR, from the coding sequence ATGGACTGGACGAGTGCCCAGCTGCGGTCCCTGGTGGAGTTGACCAGGCGCGGCACGATCACCGCGGCGGCCCAGGCCCTTGGATACACGCCCGGCGGGGTCTCCCAGCAGATCGCCGCGCTGGAGCGGGCCGCGGGCATGGAGCTGCTGCGGCGGGTCGGGCGGCGGGTGGAGCTGACCGATGCCGGCCGGACGCTGTCCCGCCACGCGGAACGGATCCTGTCCACGGAGGCGGAAGCCGTCGAGGCCCTGGAGCGCACCCGGCACGAGATCTCCGGCGTCCTCCAGGTGGGGCTGTTCGCCACGGCGGCCGCCGAGCTGCTGCCGCCGGCGCTCCAGGAGGTCCGGCGGGCCCATCCCGCGCTGACGGTGCAGAGCCGCGACATGGATGTGGACGAGGTGTATGACGCCGTGGCCTCCGGCGCGGTGGACCTGGCGCTCGGTCTGGACTACCCGGATGTGCCGATTCCGCGTGAACCCGCGCTGCGGGTGCGGCGGCTGTACCGCGAGCGGTTCGCGCTGGCGGTACCGGCCGGATCGATGGCGGGCCGCGAGGTGATCGGCCTGGCGGAGACCCAGGAGCTGGGCTGGATCCTGCCGTCGGCGGACAGCTACTACGGGCGGGCGGTGCGTACCGCCTGCCGCCGGGCGGGTGTCGAACCGCGGGTCCGGCACGAGGTGACCGATACCGCGGCCACACTGGCACTGGTCGAGGCGGGGATCGGGGTGAGCACGGTGACGGATCTGATGCTCGGCCTGCGGGCGTCCCGCCTGGACGTGGTGCGGCTGCGGGAGCGGATCGAGCGGCACATCGTGGTGCTGTTCCGTTCCTCCGTCGAGCACCGGCCCACGGTGACGGCGCTGGTCGATGTCCTGCGGGCGGTGTCCGGGGAGCGCAGCGAGCCTTCCGACCAGGCCCGTCCGCGTGTCACGGCTGACCCACGCTGA
- a CDS encoding NAD(P)/FAD-dependent oxidoreductase, which produces MSSSSRTVPPTADVVIVGGGVMGTSIAFHLAEAGIHNIVVVERGELGSGSSGKPIGGVRAQFSDPLNIALGSRSLRAWQDFPQRPGADIRLDSVGYLFLLTSEQQAADFETGVHLQNSLGVPSRMIGPREAQQLCPYLSTDGLVAAAYSPTDGHARPGLAVQGYARAAARAGVVFAPHTAVTGLDTTGDQVTAVHTDHGRISCSTVICAAGAWSARIGAMAGVHLPVRPVRRQLAFTAPLAPPAPRIPFTIDFASTAYFHNSDDGLLFGLADPEQADGFDTTWTPDWLRLFRAAARRRAPALADMETHDGWAGLYEVTPDHNALIGRSGALPNFLYATGFSGHGFLQAPAVGEIMRDLHLDRTPFVDVTPLSADRFTTGAATRPEAHVV; this is translated from the coding sequence ATGTCATCCTCCTCCCGCACCGTCCCGCCCACGGCCGACGTGGTGATCGTCGGCGGCGGTGTGATGGGCACCAGCATCGCGTTCCACCTGGCCGAGGCCGGGATCCACAACATCGTCGTCGTCGAACGCGGTGAGCTGGGCAGCGGCAGCTCGGGCAAGCCGATCGGCGGCGTACGGGCGCAGTTCTCCGACCCGCTCAACATCGCCCTGGGCAGCAGGAGTCTGCGCGCCTGGCAGGACTTCCCGCAGCGGCCCGGCGCCGACATCCGGCTGGACAGCGTCGGCTACCTCTTCCTGCTCACCAGCGAGCAGCAGGCCGCGGACTTCGAGACCGGCGTCCACCTCCAGAACAGCCTCGGCGTCCCCAGCCGCATGATCGGCCCCCGCGAGGCACAGCAGCTGTGCCCCTACCTCAGCACCGACGGACTGGTGGCCGCCGCCTACTCACCGACCGACGGCCATGCCCGGCCCGGACTCGCGGTCCAGGGCTATGCGCGCGCCGCCGCACGGGCGGGGGTGGTCTTCGCCCCGCACACCGCCGTCACCGGCCTCGACACCACCGGCGACCAGGTCACCGCCGTCCACACCGACCACGGCCGGATCTCCTGCTCCACGGTCATCTGTGCCGCGGGCGCCTGGTCCGCACGGATCGGTGCGATGGCGGGCGTCCACCTCCCGGTACGCCCGGTGCGCCGCCAGCTCGCCTTCACGGCGCCACTCGCACCGCCCGCCCCGCGCATCCCGTTCACCATCGACTTCGCCTCCACGGCCTACTTCCACAACAGCGACGACGGACTGCTCTTCGGCCTCGCCGACCCCGAGCAGGCCGACGGCTTCGACACCACCTGGACACCGGACTGGCTCCGGCTCTTCCGCGCCGCCGCACGGCGCCGGGCCCCCGCCCTCGCGGACATGGAGACCCACGACGGCTGGGCCGGACTGTACGAGGTCACCCCGGACCACAACGCGCTGATCGGACGCTCCGGCGCGCTGCCCAACTTCCTGTACGCCACCGGGTTCTCCGGGCATGGCTTCCTCCAGGCCCCCGCGGTCGGCGAGATCATGCGCGATCTCCACCTCGACCGCACACCGTTCGTGGACGTCACCCCGCTCAGCGCCGACCGGTTCACGACCGGTGCCGCAACCCGCCCCGAAGCACACGTGGTGTGA
- a CDS encoding VOC family protein, with product MFSQWQLRAAFARRLSDMYGREVPAYTTLVDVSREVNEEVLRARGADAERLGSIGRVTAERHGAIRVGTPEELSQVARVFGALGMHPVGFYDLREAAASAVPVVSTAFRPVDGEELARNPFRVFTSMLTPADPRFFDPELRSRLENFLAGRELFPPELLALADRAEAAGELSDTDAERFLHLAVQAFELSPEPVDKAWYETLEKVSAVAADIGGVRSTHINHLTPRVLDIDALYRRMTERGIEMIDAIQGPPRWRGPDVLLRQTSFRALAESRAMRTPDGEVISGALRVRFGEVEARGIALTRQGRARYDALLARVDELAALDPQADRVDVARALWTAELPDTEHGLAAQGLAHFTYHVVPGRPTDGSRPPAGLDALLDQGWVRAEPIVYEDFLPRSAAGIFQSNLSDEGSRNNDRTGIAYDSAWLSGAIGREVLDPFDLYEEQQNRSLAQVTRELALDGLPG from the coding sequence ATGTTCAGCCAGTGGCAACTGCGCGCCGCCTTCGCCCGGCGGCTCTCCGACATGTACGGGCGGGAGGTGCCCGCCTATACGACGCTGGTGGACGTCTCGCGCGAGGTGAATGAGGAGGTGCTGCGAGCCCGGGGCGCCGACGCCGAGCGCCTGGGGTCGATCGGCCGGGTGACCGCGGAACGGCACGGCGCCATCCGGGTCGGCACGCCTGAGGAACTCTCCCAGGTCGCCCGGGTCTTCGGCGCCCTGGGCATGCACCCCGTGGGCTTCTACGACTTGCGGGAGGCCGCCGCCAGCGCCGTGCCCGTCGTCTCGACCGCCTTCCGCCCCGTCGACGGCGAGGAACTGGCCCGGAATCCGTTCCGGGTTTTCACCTCCATGCTCACCCCGGCGGATCCCCGGTTCTTCGACCCCGAACTGCGTTCCCGTCTGGAGAATTTCCTCGCCGGCCGCGAGCTGTTCCCCCCGGAGCTGCTGGCTCTGGCCGACCGCGCGGAGGCCGCCGGAGAGCTGTCCGACACGGACGCCGAACGCTTCCTCCACCTCGCCGTCCAGGCCTTCGAACTGTCCCCGGAGCCCGTCGACAAGGCCTGGTACGAAACCCTGGAGAAGGTCTCCGCGGTCGCCGCGGACATCGGCGGCGTGCGCAGCACCCACATCAACCACCTCACCCCCCGCGTCCTCGATATCGATGCGCTCTACCGGCGGATGACCGAGCGCGGTATCGAGATGATCGACGCCATCCAGGGGCCGCCCCGGTGGCGGGGTCCCGATGTCCTGCTGCGGCAGACGTCCTTCCGTGCCCTCGCCGAGTCGCGGGCGATGCGCACCCCGGACGGTGAGGTGATCAGCGGGGCCCTGCGGGTGCGCTTCGGTGAGGTCGAAGCCCGCGGGATCGCCCTGACCCGCCAGGGCCGGGCCCGCTACGACGCGCTGCTCGCCCGCGTGGACGAGCTGGCCGCCCTTGACCCGCAGGCCGACCGGGTCGATGTCGCCCGCGCCCTGTGGACGGCCGAACTTCCCGACACAGAACACGGCCTGGCCGCCCAGGGCCTGGCGCACTTCACGTATCACGTCGTCCCCGGCCGGCCGACGGACGGCAGCCGCCCGCCCGCCGGCCTCGACGCACTGCTGGACCAGGGCTGGGTCCGGGCCGAACCGATCGTCTACGAGGACTTCCTGCCGCGCTCCGCAGCCGGCATCTTCCAGTCCAACCTCAGCGACGAAGGCTCCAGGAACAACGACCGCACCGGCATCGCCTACGACAGCGCCTGGCTCTCCGGCGCCATCGGCCGCGAGGTCCTGGACCCCTTCGACCTCTACGAGGAACAACAGAACCGCTCCCTCGCCCAGGTCACCCGAGAACTCGCCCTGGACGGTCTTCCCGGCTGA
- a CDS encoding aldehyde dehydrogenase family protein: MTATALPTTEDLRTRARAALARVGVTVEEGGDFQARSPITGEDLFGLRAATAADTEEALAASREAFLAWRTTPAPRRGELVRRLGELLREHKSDLGDLITIEAGKIRSEALGEVQEMIDICDFAVGLSRQLYGRTIASERPGHRLAETWHPLGVVGVISAFNFPAAVWSWNTAVALACGDTVIWKPSELTSLISLACTRLLDRAAEEVGAPRDVHRLLLGDRTVGEKLVDDPRVALVSATGSTRMGREVGPRVAARFGRSLLELGGNNAAVVAPSADLDLAVQGIVFAAAGTAGQRCTTLRRLIVHQDIADTLIARLTAAYQKLPIGDPFDETTLVGPLITPQALDTMQEALVRAQAEGGKILAGGNRRLTDAAPRAGYVEPVIVRVDAQTDVVREETFAPILYVQTYETLEEAIALHNDVPQGLSSSIFTRDQQEAELFLSAEGSDCGIANVNIGTSGAEIGGAFGGEKETGGGRESGSDAWRAYMRSATNTINYSSRLALAQNVSFL, encoded by the coding sequence ATGACCGCCACCGCCCTCCCCACCACCGAGGACCTGCGCACCCGCGCCCGCGCCGCCCTCGCCCGCGTCGGCGTCACCGTCGAGGAAGGCGGCGACTTCCAGGCCCGCAGCCCCATCACCGGTGAAGACCTCTTCGGCCTGCGCGCCGCCACCGCCGCCGACACCGAGGAGGCGCTCGCCGCCTCCCGTGAGGCGTTCCTCGCCTGGCGCACCACCCCGGCGCCCCGCCGCGGCGAACTCGTCCGCCGCCTGGGGGAGTTGCTGCGGGAGCACAAGAGCGACCTGGGCGACCTCATCACCATCGAAGCGGGCAAGATCCGCTCCGAGGCGCTCGGCGAGGTCCAGGAAATGATCGACATCTGTGACTTCGCCGTCGGTCTGTCCCGCCAGCTCTACGGCCGGACGATCGCCTCCGAGCGCCCCGGCCACCGGCTTGCCGAAACCTGGCACCCGCTCGGTGTGGTCGGTGTGATCTCGGCGTTCAACTTCCCTGCTGCCGTCTGGTCGTGGAACACCGCCGTCGCCCTGGCCTGCGGCGACACCGTGATCTGGAAGCCTTCCGAGCTCACGTCACTGATCTCGCTCGCCTGCACCCGGCTGCTGGACCGGGCCGCCGAGGAGGTCGGTGCGCCGCGTGACGTGCACCGCCTGCTGCTGGGTGACCGCACCGTCGGGGAGAAGCTCGTCGACGATCCCCGGGTCGCGCTGGTCAGCGCCACCGGTTCGACCCGTATGGGGCGCGAGGTCGGCCCCCGCGTGGCCGCCCGCTTCGGCCGTAGCCTGCTGGAACTCGGCGGGAACAACGCCGCCGTCGTCGCCCCCTCCGCCGACTTGGACCTCGCCGTTCAGGGCATCGTCTTCGCCGCGGCCGGCACCGCGGGGCAGCGCTGCACCACCCTGCGCCGTCTCATCGTCCACCAGGACATCGCCGACACCCTCATCGCTCGGCTGACCGCCGCCTATCAAAAGCTCCCCATCGGCGACCCCTTCGACGAGACCACCCTTGTCGGACCGCTCATCACCCCGCAGGCCCTGGACACCATGCAGGAGGCCCTCGTCCGCGCACAGGCGGAGGGCGGCAAGATCCTGGCCGGCGGTAACCGGCGTCTCACCGACGCCGCGCCCCGGGCCGGTTACGTCGAGCCGGTCATCGTCCGCGTCGACGCACAGACCGACGTGGTCCGCGAGGAGACCTTCGCCCCCATCCTGTACGTGCAGACCTACGAGACCCTGGAGGAGGCCATCGCGCTGCACAACGATGTCCCGCAGGGCCTCTCGTCCAGCATCTTCACCCGTGACCAGCAGGAGGCCGAGCTCTTCCTGTCGGCGGAGGGCTCCGACTGCGGTATCGCCAACGTCAACATCGGCACCTCCGGAGCCGAGATCGGCGGCGCCTTCGGCGGCGAGAAGGAGACCGGCGGCGGCCGCGAGTCCGGTTCCGACGCCTGGCGCGCCTACATGCGCTCCGCCACCAACACCATCAACTACTCCAGTCGGCTCGCCCTCGCCCAGAACGTCAGCTTCCTTTAG
- a CDS encoding DUF1206 domain-containing protein, which yields MHPTAVPHIGRGTAQRAARSSAVRVAARGGFVARGVIYLLVGVLALRIAFGDSGEQADRGGALAELAARPFGHVLIWALGVGLAGMALWRLSEAGFGAAGPDGHKAGTRLLSFARFVFYAVVSLSVISFAAGEKGSGSGASDQRSRDATAQALGLPGGPWLVAAAGVGIAVAGLWIAVRAALRKFHRHLNRSGMSPRLRRGVDVLGISGGLARGGVFAAAGVFVVKAAVTYDPDRAKGMDDTLRSFADTSAGPWLLAAIAAGLALFGLFSFTMARWRNV from the coding sequence ATGCACCCCACCGCGGTACCCCACATCGGACGAGGCACCGCCCAGCGCGCGGCCCGCAGCTCCGCGGTCCGCGTCGCGGCACGTGGTGGCTTCGTGGCCCGGGGCGTGATCTACCTGCTCGTGGGGGTGCTGGCCCTGCGGATCGCGTTCGGTGACTCCGGTGAGCAGGCCGACCGGGGCGGGGCGCTGGCGGAGCTGGCCGCCCGGCCGTTCGGCCATGTGCTGATCTGGGCACTCGGCGTGGGCCTGGCGGGGATGGCGCTGTGGCGCCTGTCCGAGGCGGGGTTCGGCGCGGCCGGGCCCGACGGACACAAGGCCGGCACCCGGCTGCTGTCGTTCGCCCGCTTCGTGTTCTACGCCGTGGTGTCGCTCTCCGTCATATCCTTCGCCGCAGGTGAGAAGGGCAGCGGAAGCGGGGCGAGCGATCAGCGGTCCCGGGATGCCACGGCCCAGGCGCTGGGCCTGCCCGGTGGCCCCTGGCTGGTGGCCGCCGCGGGTGTGGGCATTGCCGTCGCCGGGCTCTGGATCGCGGTGCGCGCCGCACTCCGCAAGTTCCACAGGCATCTCAACCGGAGCGGCATGTCGCCACGGCTGCGGCGCGGGGTCGATGTGCTCGGCATATCCGGCGGTCTCGCCCGTGGTGGGGTGTTCGCGGCCGCCGGGGTGTTCGTCGTCAAGGCCGCGGTGACCTACGACCCCGACCGCGCCAAGGGCATGGACGACACCCTCCGCTCCTTCGCGGACACCTCGGCCGGTCCCTGGCTGCTCGCCGCGATCGCCGCGGGACTGGCCCTGTTCGGCCTCTTCTCCTTCACCATGGCCCGGTGGCGCAACGTCTGA
- a CDS encoding PP2C family protein-serine/threonine phosphatase, whose amino-acid sequence MLGDLIAASHVVTLEQFPDLVAKHAAKVGWLDVQIYLADLQQVILCRLGGQACGSGGESESAPDAVRVEGTLAGRAFQTGGIVAGGTSEAGQWWVPMLDGTERLGVLRATAAPDTEMDAQAAQDLRNLGGLIALMTVSKRGGSDTYARLVRRRRMNVAAEMEWRVMPPRTFATDRVLISAVMEPAYEVSGDVFDYAVAEETVHLALFDAMGHDTAAGLTANLALAASRNHRRQDCGILEIAEAVERALVEQFSSDRFATGILAELDAGTGALTWTSLGHPPPVIIRNGRTAVTLSCSPAPPMGTDLGVPPTLCRDQLEPGDRLLLYTDGITEARDHRGHEFGLESFTDFLIQHHADGLPVPETLRRLIRRHLAYHHGRLEDDATVLVLEWSGPTPYRPARVEALAGLPEHTTPATALPTPWTTHDTDAP is encoded by the coding sequence ATGCTGGGTGACCTTATTGCCGCGAGCCATGTGGTCACCCTGGAGCAGTTCCCGGACCTGGTCGCCAAGCACGCGGCCAAGGTCGGCTGGCTTGATGTGCAGATCTACCTCGCCGATCTCCAGCAGGTCATTCTGTGCCGGCTCGGCGGGCAGGCATGCGGTTCCGGAGGGGAGTCGGAGTCGGCGCCGGACGCGGTGCGGGTGGAGGGCACGCTCGCCGGCCGGGCGTTCCAGACAGGGGGCATCGTCGCCGGCGGCACCTCCGAGGCGGGCCAGTGGTGGGTGCCGATGCTCGACGGCACCGAACGGCTGGGGGTGCTGCGCGCCACCGCCGCCCCGGACACCGAGATGGACGCCCAAGCGGCCCAGGACCTGCGCAACCTCGGCGGGCTGATCGCCCTGATGACGGTCAGCAAGCGAGGGGGGAGCGACACCTACGCCCGGCTGGTACGGCGCCGGAGGATGAATGTGGCCGCGGAGATGGAGTGGCGCGTCATGCCGCCGCGGACCTTCGCCACCGACCGGGTGCTGATCAGTGCGGTGATGGAACCCGCCTATGAGGTCAGCGGCGATGTGTTCGACTACGCCGTCGCCGAGGAGACCGTCCACCTGGCGCTCTTCGACGCCATGGGCCACGACACGGCCGCCGGACTGACCGCGAACCTCGCGCTCGCCGCCAGCCGTAACCACCGCCGGCAGGACTGCGGCATCCTGGAGATCGCCGAGGCGGTGGAACGGGCCCTGGTGGAGCAGTTCAGCTCGGACCGCTTCGCCACCGGCATCCTCGCCGAGCTGGACGCCGGCACCGGAGCGCTGACCTGGACCAGCCTGGGGCACCCACCGCCGGTCATCATCCGCAACGGGCGTACGGCCGTGACCCTGTCCTGCTCGCCCGCCCCTCCCATGGGCACCGACCTGGGTGTGCCGCCCACACTCTGCCGGGACCAGCTGGAACCCGGCGACCGGCTGCTGCTCTATACCGACGGCATCACCGAGGCCCGTGATCACAGGGGACATGAATTCGGCCTGGAGAGCTTCACCGACTTCCTGATCCAGCACCATGCCGACGGACTGCCCGTACCGGAGACGCTGCGCCGGCTGATCCGGCGTCATCTCGCCTACCACCACGGGCGGCTCGAGGACGACGCCACCGTGCTGGTGCTGGAGTGGAGTGGCCCCACCCCGTACCGCCCCGCCCGTGTCGAGGCCCTCGCCGGTCTCCCCGAGCACACCACCCCCGCCACCGCCCTGCCCACCCCGTGGACGACGCACGACACGGACGCCCCATGA